From the Kallotenue papyrolyticum genome, the window TTTAGCCAGGATACTACTTATATGTGTTTGAACAGTTCTTTCGCTAATCGACAGTGCTGATGCAATATGAGATGTGGAAGCTCCTTCAGCAATCCACTCTGCAATTTCGCGTTCGCGAGGCGTAAGTTTTTCGATAGCAGGTGAGCATACGGGTATCAATGGTTGATCGCCATGTTGTGCAAGTAGTGCTTGACGTACTTGACGTGGATCGAGAAGATTACGTCCTGCTCTAATATCTGCTAGAGCCTCCAGCAACTGTGTACAGCCAAGTTCTTCCTGAATGAGTACATTATCAGCACCTGCAGTTATTGCATCTAGTAGTAGCATCCCCTCAACTATAAGTCGACGATCGGCTAATACAATGACTGTATGTTCCGATGAAGCTGAGCTGCAGAGACGACAACACTCTAACCCAGCTTCAATAGTATCATGGTACACGTTTACCACAATGATTTGTGGCTGGAATTCATTAACAATTACGAGTACATCTGTATATGTATACACAGTCTTAGTGAAGTAGTCGCCATGCTGACCAAGCAGGAGCGCTAAACTGTCAGCAGTTAGTGGATGAGGATCAATAATTAAGATTCGTGTTGATGACATATTTTTTTGTCCCTTCATTAAGTGACCAATATTGGTTGTGGATCACTAACAAAGACTAGTTTGGTAGGTAGGTGGCCTGGTCAACGCTGAGGATGCAATGTCTGCCTTGCTGTGCAATCACTTGGCTTGATTTATCTATGTATCTGTGATTGTGCATGTCAACGTACGATGAGTTGTACAAAGGGATGTTGAAAGAACTACTGCTTTGGGCCTGGGGCAGCTTGCATAGGCCACGCAGTTTCAACTTGAATTGGTATCCATCCAATCTTTTGACAATGTGTAGCTAATCTAACCTCGCCATTGCTACGAGTCGTGTCGTGGAATTAGCCTGATTACGTGTTGCACCTCGCCGGGAGGAAATGGACAAGGACAAAATACAGTGCGCTACTGCCCAGCGCGGCACCTACGGCCAGCATGTCAAGGATTGTCCCTTTGCTCCACCATTCGAAGGCCGGCATGATAACCCCCAGCGCCGCACTTGCGGCATGGATCACGACTCCAAGGCGTGGATGGCGAAACAGGAGACTCCCCAGCACCGCGCCGCTCACGATCCCGGCGATGCCGCCATCCACGCCGAAGAGGATATCGGAGCGCCGGCCGACGGTGAGACCGAGCCAGCCACCCAGCATGCTGCAGACGAGAATCAGCAGTAGTGCTGAGGCTGGGTGGAGGGATTTCAAGGGCCACATATCAAATCTCAACCTCTCTACACGTGACTTATAGCACGTCATCGTCCATCTATGCGGGCGAACGGTCAAACGCAGCAACGGCCTCTGCTATGTAGGTGACTCATACCACAACTCAGCGCATAGCCATGCAGAACACGGGTTGCTCTGCGTTCGGCGTGTCCACTGCAGCGCCTTGTCCGGCCACTTCATGCATTTTATCCATCAGGCATTCAAGTTTAGTGATGGCAAAGTGATAGGCGTTAGTAAATATTGAAAACAGAAGTAATAATAGATATGTGCACGGAATAGGTGCTCCTTTCTTTAGAGAACCTCTCTTCTGGTTTGGGTTCTGGGAGTAATCGCCATGTCGATGAGTATCATGGTAGCAGTCGAACATCACAAAAACGTAACAGACATGTAACAATTATGTAACGAATGTGTACAAGGGTAGTAAAAGTCGTTGACTGCAACATCTGCCCGCGCTGCGCGCGTCTCTTGAATCGTTGGGCGCGGCGGTGTGCTATCATACAGGTGGTGTGGCAGCGCATGGAGGTGGGAGGCAGGCGTGTTCGATCATTTGCCGGTTGGAACCGTGGTCGAAGGCCAGCAGGGCCGCTACGAGGTGCTCGCTGTCGTCGGGCGTGGCGGCATGGGCGTGGTGTACCGCGTGCGCGATCTGGCCACGGGCGCGATCTGGGCGCTCAAGGAGCAGCGCCCGGCCGAGCCGCTCAAGCCCGACGAGTTGGAAGAGAGCCGCCGTCTGTTCGAGCAGGAAGCGCGGCTGGTGCTGAGCATCAGCCATCCCAACGCAGTTTCCGGGCGCGAGCTGTTCGAGTGGCAGGGGCGGCAGTATTTCGTGATGGAGTTTGTCAACGGCGAGACGCTGGAGAAGCGGCTGCGCGAGGCGAACGCGCCCGCCTTTGAGCAGGATGCGCTGCGCTGGACGATCCAGATGGCGCGCGTACTGCACTACCTCCACAGCCAGCAGCCGCCGATCATCTACCGCGATCTCAAACCGGCCAACGTCATCCTGACGCCCGAGGGCACGATCAAGTTTATCGACTTCGGCGTGGCGCGCACCCACAAGGTCGGCAAGGCCAAGGATACCGTGGCGATCGGCACCTACGGCTACGCGCCGCCGGAGCAGTACGGCAAGGGCCAGACCGACGCGCGCTCGGATGTCTATACCCTGGGCGCGACGCTCTACCACCTGCTCACCAATCTACCGCCGCGTCCGCTGCATACGCCCAAACCGGGTGAGATCCAGGCGCTCAATCCCTCGGTGCAACCGGCGACCGAACAGATCGTGATTCGCGCCATGCAGCAGGAGCGCGAGGCGCGCTATCCCTCGGCGCTGGCTATGGAGCAGGCCATGCAGGCGCGGCTGCGCGAGCCGGTGCCCTCCACCCTTGTCACGCCGGCAGCGGCGCCGGTGGCGGTGCCCGAGGACGCCACGGTACGCACCGCGGCGCCGGTGGTGCCACCGCGCGCGCGGGCCTCGCGCGCGCCTGCCGTCGGTCCGACTGCGCGGCAGGTGCCGTTGGTCGTGCCGGTCACGCCCGTGGTCGAGCCGGGCGCGCGCTTCTGCCCCAACTGCGGACGCGGCAACAAAGCCGCGGCGCGCTTCTGCGCCGCCTGCGGCGCGGCCTTGCCGGTCGTCTCAGCCGCACCCGCAGTGGCCCCGGCGCCTCAGCCCGCGCCGCTACCCGCAGCGCGCTTCCGCGTGGTTACACCGCGTGGCACGTGGGAGTTTCCGCTGCTGACGCTGCCGATTCGCATCGGTCGGCGCGATCCGTCCCAGAACCACTATCCGGAGCTGGACCTGGCCGATTACGACCGCGGTCATGCCTCGCGGCGGCACGCAGTCGTGGAGCGGCGTGGCGATCAGTACGTGCTCACCGATATCGGCAGCGTCAACGGCACGCTGATCAACGGACGGCCATTGCCGCCCCATCGTCCCCATCCCCTGCGCGGCGGCGACCGCATCAAGATCGGCGATGTTGAGCTGCTGTTTGAATGGGTGTGAGCGCTACACCCGCCGCTCGCCGATGTCGCTCAGGATCGTCTCAACGATCTCCAGCGCAGCGCGTGGTCGTGCCGCCCGGGTCGCGTCGTGGCTCATTGTCGCGAGCCGTTCCGCATCGCTCAGCAGTTGGGTAATGGCAAAGGGTACGTGCTGTGGCAGGCGAATGCCGGCGGCCGCGCCAACGCTGACCAAATAATCGGCGTTGCTCTCCTCCTGGCCGGGAATCGGATCGATAATGATCATCGGGCGTCCCCGCGCCAGCACCTCCGAGACGGTCAGGCCTCCGGCTTTGGTGATCACCAGGTCGGCGGCGACGACCAGATCATCGACGTAATCGATAAAGCCCAGCTTCACAAGCCGTAGGCGTTCGTTGCCGGTCAGATCGTGCAGCTCCTGGAGCAGCCCTCGGTTCCTGCCGGCTACTACCACCAGCGTCGCAGCGAACTGACGCTGGAGCAGCCCGCTGATGATCACCCGCACCCGGTTGGGGTCGAGCCCACCGCCAAACAGCACGATCAGCGGCGTCTCGGCGTCGTAGCCGAGCTGCCGACGACAGGCGGCACGCTCTTTGGGCTCCGTCACGTCGGGGTGGACCGGGATGCCGGTGACCTGAATGGCTCCGGCGGGCACGCCGCGCTCCACCAGTTCGCGGCGCGTCTCCTCGGTGGCGACGAAGTAGCGATCCACGTCGCGGTAGGCCCAGAAGGCGTGTGCGCTGTAGTCGGTCAGCACGCAGTAGAGCGGCTGGCGCAGGTGGGCGCGACTCTTGTGCCGCGACAGGACTTCCACCGGCAAAAAATGGGTGCAGACCACGACGTTGGGCTGGTACGAGCGCAGCAAACGGCGCAGCCCGCGCGTCCAGATCGCGTCTACCAGCGCGCGAATCTCGGTGGTGAAGCGGAACAGATCGCGATCGGTCTGTTCGTAGACATAGCCCCACAACCCCGGCAGCTTATCGGTCAGGCGCAGGTAGGAGTGGGCGTAGGCCTCGCGAAAGAGCGGGTTGGTATAATCCAGAACGTCCTCGACGCGCACCTGGCCGGGCATGCGTCGGGCAAAGGCAGCCGCCAGCGCTTCGGCCGCGCGCTTGTGGCCGGAGCCGACCGAGGCATGCAGGATCAAAACACGCGCCATGCATCTCCCCCGTAGCTAGGACGATCGTGGGCACGGGTGGTTGCATTATAGCCGGAGCGCAACCATGAGTCGTCAAGCGCCGCATCCCTCGGTATAATGCTGCCCATACAGATGGAGGAGAGACGTTGAATCGCTTGTTTCGCGCCCTGATGTTTCTGGTCATCATCGGCGGGATCATCGTCGGTGGCGCCAGCGAGCTGTTGCGCAGCGAGATCGCGCGCGCAGCCGATCCGACCTCCGACGAGGTCGTCGAGTTCGTGGTTGAGCCGGGCCAGAGCGTCTCGGAGATCGCCGCCAATCTCAAGCGCGCCGGTTTGATCCGCCAGCCGTTGCTGTTTCGGCTGATGGCCTCGCGCCAGCAGGCCAGCGCCAACCTGCAGGCCGGCACCTATCAGCTCACACCAAGTATGACCATGGCGCAGATCATCGCGGCGCTCCAGTCCGCGCCCAGCAGCGAGGAGGTACAGATCACCATCATCCCCGGTATGCGCATGGAAGAGGTGGCCGAGGTGATGGTGCAGGCCGGGCTGGTCGACGATCCGGAGGCGTTTCTGGCCGTGGCCCGCGACGCGATGCCCTTCAAGGAGAACCATGCCCTGTTGGAGTCGATCCCTGAGGGCCAGGGCCTGGAGGGCTACCTCTTCCCCGACACCTACCGCGTCGAAGCGACGGCAACGGTGACCGAGGTGATCGAAAAGATCCTCACCGAAGGCTTCGATGCCAACTTCAGCACCTTTGAGACCGAGATCATCGCCGAGGGGCCGGATGGCAACCCGCCGACGGTGCATCAGATCGTCACCATGGCCTCGATCGTGCAGCGCGAGGCGGCCAACAACGAGGAGATGCCACACCTGGCCTACATCTTCTGGAACCGGCTCAAGCCCGAGCATGCCGATGAGGTCGCCGGTCGTCTGCAGGCCGATCCGACGCTGCAGTACGCGCTGGGCGAGCCCGGCAACTGGTGGCCTAAGCTGGACGAGCTGACCACCGAGGAGATCAACAACAACACCCATCCCTACAACACGCGCTACATCCAGGGCCTGCCGCCCGGGCCGATCGCCAATCCGGGTCTGCAGGCGCTACGCGCGGCGGCCCGTCCAGGGGCGCTGCGGCCCGACGGCAGCGATGGCAGCGACGATCTCTACTTTGTGGCCAAGTGCGGCGAGCCGGGCCACGCCTTTGCCGCCACGCTGGCCGAGTTCCAGCAACTGGAGCAAGCGTACCTGAACTGTCCATCGCGCTAGGCGCGGTGGTCATGGATCGGCAAGCGACAGAGGGCAACGGTGCGCTGGGGCCGTTGTCCTCTTGGCATCTGGAGGGGACCAAGGCATGATCACCACGGGGCTGATCGGCGATCCGGTGGCGCATAGCGTGTCGCCGGCGATGCACAACGCTGCCTTTGCGCACTATGGCCTGCCGGATCGCTATACGCTGTGGCCCACGCCTGCCGCGGCGCTGTCCGGACGCATCGCGGCGCTGCGCGCGGTGGGTATGCGTGGCGCGAACGTGACGCTGCCGCACAAAACCGCGGTGATCGCGCTGCTGGATGAGCTCGATCCGGTGGCAGCGGCGGTGGGCGCGGTGAACACGATCGTGCGCCTGCCGGATGGACGGCTGCGCGGCCTGAACACCGACGTGGCCGGCTTTCTGCGCGCCCTGGCGCAGGCCGGCGTCGATGCGGCGGGGCGGACGGCGCTGCTGTTGGGCGCGGGCGGCGCGGCGCGGGCGGTGGGCTATGGGCTGATCATGGCTGGCGTTGCGGCGCTGGTGGTGGCCAATCGCACGCCGGCACGTGCCGCGGCGCTGGTGGACGACCTGCGCACGAGCGCGGGACCGGCCACGCGCCTGACGGCGACGGCGCTTGACGATGACGCCCTGGGCGCGGCTCTGGCCGAGGCCGATGTGCTGATCAACGCTACCTCCGCCGGGTTGCACGCCGAGGCGCTGCCGGTGCCGGAGGCGGCGCTGGGGCCGCGTCTGCTGGTGGTCGATCTGATCTATCGCACTACGCCTCTGCTCCGAGCGGCTGCAGCGCGCGGCGCGCGCACGCAGGACGGACTGGAGATGCTGGTGCAGCAGGGCGCGCTGGCCTTTGAAGCCTGGACCGGCCTGGCCGCGCCGCTGGAGGTCATGCGCGCGGCGGCGCACGTAGCGCTGAAGGAGCAAGTGTGATCGGGATCGCGATTGGATTGGGCGTAGCGCTGGGGTGGCTGCTAGGCCGCGTGATCGAATGGCAACTGCGCGGTCTGCGGCCTGCGCCGTCGCCGACCGGCGCTGCCGCTGCCTGGCTGCCGTTGCTGGGTGTGTTGCGTCGTCGCGACTGGCTGCTGCTGGCGGTGGAACTGGTGACGCTGGGCGTGACTGTGCTGT encodes:
- a CDS encoding response regulator transcription factor, with the protein product MSSTRILIIDPHPLTADSLALLLGQHGDYFTKTVYTYTDVLVIVNEFQPQIIVVNVYHDTIEAGLECCRLCSSASSEHTVIVLADRRLIVEGMLLLDAITAGADNVLIQEELGCTQLLEALADIRAGRNLLDPRQVRQALLAQHGDQPLIPVCSPAIEKLTPREREIAEWIAEGASTSHIASALSISERTVQTHISSILAKLGVRSRLEAVVHIHRWRQSITDRDFTESRF
- a CDS encoding protein kinase domain-containing protein; amino-acid sequence: MFDHLPVGTVVEGQQGRYEVLAVVGRGGMGVVYRVRDLATGAIWALKEQRPAEPLKPDELEESRRLFEQEARLVLSISHPNAVSGRELFEWQGRQYFVMEFVNGETLEKRLREANAPAFEQDALRWTIQMARVLHYLHSQQPPIIYRDLKPANVILTPEGTIKFIDFGVARTHKVGKAKDTVAIGTYGYAPPEQYGKGQTDARSDVYTLGATLYHLLTNLPPRPLHTPKPGEIQALNPSVQPATEQIVIRAMQQEREARYPSALAMEQAMQARLREPVPSTLVTPAAAPVAVPEDATVRTAAPVVPPRARASRAPAVGPTARQVPLVVPVTPVVEPGARFCPNCGRGNKAAARFCAACGAALPVVSAAPAVAPAPQPAPLPAARFRVVTPRGTWEFPLLTLPIRIGRRDPSQNHYPELDLADYDRGHASRRHAVVERRGDQYVLTDIGSVNGTLINGRPLPPHRPHPLRGGDRIKIGDVELLFEWV
- a CDS encoding MGDG synthase family glycosyltransferase — translated: MARVLILHASVGSGHKRAAEALAAAFARRMPGQVRVEDVLDYTNPLFREAYAHSYLRLTDKLPGLWGYVYEQTDRDLFRFTTEIRALVDAIWTRGLRRLLRSYQPNVVVCTHFLPVEVLSRHKSRAHLRQPLYCVLTDYSAHAFWAYRDVDRYFVATEETRRELVERGVPAGAIQVTGIPVHPDVTEPKERAACRRQLGYDAETPLIVLFGGGLDPNRVRVIISGLLQRQFAATLVVVAGRNRGLLQELHDLTGNERLRLVKLGFIDYVDDLVVAADLVITKAGGLTVSEVLARGRPMIIIDPIPGQEESNADYLVSVGAAAGIRLPQHVPFAITQLLSDAERLATMSHDATRAARPRAALEIVETILSDIGERRV
- the mltG gene encoding endolytic transglycosylase MltG codes for the protein MNRLFRALMFLVIIGGIIVGGASELLRSEIARAADPTSDEVVEFVVEPGQSVSEIAANLKRAGLIRQPLLFRLMASRQQASANLQAGTYQLTPSMTMAQIIAALQSAPSSEEVQITIIPGMRMEEVAEVMVQAGLVDDPEAFLAVARDAMPFKENHALLESIPEGQGLEGYLFPDTYRVEATATVTEVIEKILTEGFDANFSTFETEIIAEGPDGNPPTVHQIVTMASIVQREAANNEEMPHLAYIFWNRLKPEHADEVAGRLQADPTLQYALGEPGNWWPKLDELTTEEINNNTHPYNTRYIQGLPPGPIANPGLQALRAAARPGALRPDGSDGSDDLYFVAKCGEPGHAFAATLAEFQQLEQAYLNCPSR
- a CDS encoding shikimate dehydrogenase; the protein is MITTGLIGDPVAHSVSPAMHNAAFAHYGLPDRYTLWPTPAAALSGRIAALRAVGMRGANVTLPHKTAVIALLDELDPVAAAVGAVNTIVRLPDGRLRGLNTDVAGFLRALAQAGVDAAGRTALLLGAGGAARAVGYGLIMAGVAALVVANRTPARAAALVDDLRTSAGPATRLTATALDDDALGAALAEADVLINATSAGLHAEALPVPEAALGPRLLVVDLIYRTTPLLRAAAARGARTQDGLEMLVQQGALAFEAWTGLAAPLEVMRAAAHVALKEQV